In the genome of Paenibacillus pabuli, one region contains:
- a CDS encoding ketopantoate reductase family protein has protein sequence MIIDVVGSGSLGLLYGGKLQDAGNKVRFWTRTAEQADNLSKEGFKVIEREKTILIKPDHIQVKPIMELTRVWEHSPGDWLLFMVKQTAIHDVIREMGSLKTQVLNIACFQNGVGHLDDIQSSMPHSNIYSVITTEGSKRQPDGVIRAGKGETWLGKSADIGLTSLMPMDQNKLIRLQGLLQQAGFGCTVSNEIDKLIYRKLLINAVINPLTAIWRIPNGELTTKEERIVLMQQLYNEALAVYEASGIFLDVDAWEQILSVCRSTASNTSSMLSDVLRGQQTEVRSINGQIVSMACRCGLSAPTHEVLLHLIEGMQPEGVS, from the coding sequence TATGGAGGAAAGCTTCAGGACGCAGGCAACAAGGTTCGATTCTGGACCAGAACGGCTGAACAGGCGGATAATCTGAGCAAGGAAGGCTTTAAAGTCATCGAACGGGAGAAAACCATCCTGATTAAGCCTGATCATATCCAGGTCAAGCCAATTATGGAGTTAACCCGTGTATGGGAACACTCTCCTGGAGATTGGCTACTGTTCATGGTGAAACAGACCGCGATACATGATGTTATACGTGAAATGGGTTCATTGAAGACACAAGTGCTCAACATCGCATGTTTCCAAAACGGGGTTGGACATTTGGATGATATACAATCCAGTATGCCGCATTCCAATATATACAGCGTCATAACCACAGAAGGGTCTAAGCGTCAGCCAGATGGGGTTATTCGTGCGGGTAAGGGAGAGACTTGGTTGGGCAAAAGTGCAGATATAGGGCTCACATCTCTAATGCCAATGGATCAAAATAAACTCATTCGTTTACAGGGACTTTTGCAGCAGGCAGGATTTGGCTGTACAGTGTCGAATGAAATCGATAAGCTGATTTATAGGAAGTTGTTAATTAATGCTGTTATTAATCCTCTTACCGCGATATGGCGTATTCCTAACGGTGAGTTAACTACAAAGGAAGAGCGAATCGTGTTGATGCAACAGCTGTATAATGAGGCATTGGCAGTATATGAAGCAAGCGGAATTTTTCTTGATGTGGATGCATGGGAACAAATTCTCTCTGTCTGTCGTTCTACAGCCTCTAATACATCTTCTATGCTGTCGGATGTTCTGCGTGGACAACAAACGGAGGTGCGATCCATTAACGGGCAAATCGTTAGCATGGCGTGTCGGTGTGGCCTGTCTGCGCCAACGCATGAAGTATTGCTTCATCTGATTGAAGGTATGCAACCGGAAGGAGTGAGTTAA